A stretch of the Apteryx mantelli isolate bAptMan1 chromosome 3, bAptMan1.hap1, whole genome shotgun sequence genome encodes the following:
- the LOC106496555 gene encoding prokineticin receptor 2 yields the protein MITKASFYSTLPPTVHTQKKLNEADILQSHRNKDKRDIAMGQDEHNSNTTVNLNFAAIYDLHKGDFRNFTIPFNFNYSDYDLPLDNEDDMTKTRTFFAAKIVIGVALIGIMLVCGIGNFIFIAALARYKKLRNLTNLLIANLAISDFIVAIVCCPFEMDYYVVRQLSWEHGHVLCASVNYLRTVSLYVSTNALLAIAVDRYLAIVHPLKPRMNYQTATFLIALVWIVSILVAIPSAYFATETVLFIVKNQEKIFCGQIWPVDQQMYYKSYFLFIFGIEFVAPVITMTLCYARISRELWFKTVPGFQTEQIRKRLRCRRKTVMVLMCILTAYVLCWAPFYGFTIVRDFFPTIFVKEKHYLTAFYIVECIAMSNSMINTMCFVTVKNNTMKYFKKIMFLRWRSTYSGNKSSTDLDLRTSAMPVTEEVDCIKLK from the exons ATGATAACCAAAGCATCCTTCTACAGCACACTTCCTCCCACTGTTCACACTCAA AAGAAGTTAAATGAGGCTGATATTCTACAATCTCATCGGAACAAAGACAAG AGAGACATCGCCATGGGGCAAGATGAACATAACTCAAATACTACTGTCAACCTCAACTTTGCTGCAATCTATGATCTGCACAAGGGGGATTTCAGAAACTTCACCATCCCTTTCAATTTCAATTACAGTGATTACGATCTGCCACTGGATAATGAAGACGACATGACCAAAACACGCACGTTCTTTGCAGCCAAGATTGTGATTGGGGTGGCTCTCATTGGCATCATGCTGGTCTGTGGCATTGGCAACTTTATTTTCATTGCTGCTCTCGCCCGCTACAAGAAGCTACGGAACCTCACCAACCTGCTGATTGCAAACCTGGCGATCTCCGACTTCATTGTGGCCATTGTGTGCTGCCCCTTTGAGATGGACTACTACGTGGTGCGGCAGCTGTCCTGGGAGCACGGCCATGTCCTCTGTGCCTCGGTCAACTACCTACGGACCGTCTCCCTCTATGTTTCTACCAATGCTCTTTTGGCTATAGCTGTCGACAG GTACCTGGCCATTGTCCACCCACTAAAACCACGCATGAATTATCAAACAGCAACCTTCTTAATCGCCTTGGTCTGGATCGTCTCCATACTTGTAGCTATCCCATCTGCATACTTTGCTACTGAAACGGTATTATTTATAGTAAAAAACCAGGAGAAAATTTTCTGTGGCCAAATTTGGCCAGTTGATCAGCAGATGTATTACAAATCCTACTTCCTCTTCATCTTTGGCATTGAATTTGTTGCACCTGTGATTACGATGACCTTATGTTATGCCAGGATCTCTCGAGAGCTTTGGTTTAAAACTGTACCAGGATTTCAGACGGAACAGATCAGAAAGAGGCTTCGATGCAGAAGAAAAACTGTCATGGTACTTATGTGCATCCTAACTGCCTATGTTCTCTGTTGGGCACCTTTCTATGGTTTCACAATTGTCCGTGACTTTTTTCCCACAATCTTTGTGAAAGAGAAGCATTATCTTACAGCCTTTTACATAGTCGAATGCATTGCCATGAGTAACAGCATGATAAACACAATGTGTTTTGTAACTGTAAAAAATAACACAATGAAGTATTTCAAGAAGATCATGTTTCTCAGGTGGAGATCAACATATAGTGGAAACAAATCTAGCACAGATTTAGACCTCAGAACAAGTGCAATGCCAGTCACAGAAGAGGTAGACTGCATAAAACTGAAATAA